A genomic region of Oryza glaberrima chromosome 1, OglaRS2, whole genome shotgun sequence contains the following coding sequences:
- the LOC127781802 gene encoding uncharacterized protein LOC127781802, protein MVRRSITHIKQCACAGRIPDGWRSIVNKFNEMFPYAYFSKRQIQEKEKELKGNYKIIKNAQKESGLGWNDSLGMIVAEKLVWDRLLLAHPKVRKFRTKPFPLFNSLASLYEGSIATGDLCFTSTEEAAPSSNQNMEKAQEASSLDGQPNPFSTLDGPEASSTSMEKAQESSTPNKSGEEGAPGKKRKKNQVALVLENYLEFKKDQTQIVVVEKLVQASKEENDCSIPKCIAAVEMIQELTDEEKAKALGLFWCPLNREIFMNTTSPIVRLIWLRSQIAA, encoded by the exons ATGGTCAGGAGG TCAATCACACATATAAAACAATGTGCGTGTGCTGGACGGATACCTGACGGATGGAGAAGTATCGTCAACAAGTTCAATGAAATGTTCCCGTATGCTTATTTCAGCAAACGACAAATCcaggagaaagaaaaggagctgAAAGggaattacaaaattataaaaaatgcacAAAAAGAGAGTGGTTTGGGTTGGAATGATTCTCTCGGGATGATTGTTGCTGAAAAACTAGTTTGGGATAGGTTACTTCTT GCTCACCCAAAGGTTAGGAAGTTTCGCACCAAACCGTTCCCACTTTTCAATTCTTTGGCATCTCTGTACGAAG GAAGCATAGCAACTGGAGATTTGTGTTTCACGTCCACTGAAGAGGCGGCACCTTCAAGCAATCAAAACATGGAGAAAGCACAAGAGGCTTCAAGTCTGGATGGGCAGCCAAACCCATTTTCAACTCTAGATGGGCCAGAGGCTTCAAGCACAAGTATGGAAAAGGCACAAGAGAGCTCAACTCCTAACAAATCAGGAGAAGAAGGTGCTCCTGGGAAGAAGCGTAAGAAAAATCAAGTAGCATTGGTTCTCGAGAACTATTTGGAATTCAAAAAGGATCAGACACAAATAGTTGTGGTGGAGAAACTAGTGCAAGCATCAAAGGAGGAGAATGATTGTTCTATTCCCAAGTGTATCGCTGCTGTGGAAATGATTCAGGAGTTGACAGATGAAGAAAAAGCAAAGGCTTTAGGACTCTTTTGGTGCCCACTGAATAGGGAAATCTTCATGAATACAACCAGTCCTATTGTTCGCCTGATATGGCTAAGGAGCCAAATTGCTGCATAG
- the LOC127781887 gene encoding uncharacterized protein LOC127781887 yields MGSANEQIRKFLLEEEEEDDELFFVLVPAILAALQAEKRPLHTSSLSGAAKVREILEGHEHWSRVEFRMEPEIFRATANYLSRERLLCDTRGVNVEEQLGIFMYMISHNASNEDLQNEFQHSGETISRKVNEVFDIVHALTNRFVKLLNSMETPMKIASDPRFWPYFQNCIGAIDGTHVPITIAEDLAPPYRNRKGTLSQNVMLTCDFDLNFTYISCGWEGSASDA; encoded by the exons ATGGGCTCTGCAAACGAGCAAATAAGGAAGTTTTTactagaggaagaagaagaggatgatGAACTATTTTTTGTATTGGTCCCTGCTATACTTGCAGCCCTCCAGGCTGAAAAAAGACCACTACACACCTCATCCCTTTCTGGTGCTGCAAAAGTTAGGGAAATTCTAGAAGGACATGAGCATTGGTCTCGGGTTGAGTTTCGTATGGAACCAGAAATATTTAGAGCTACAGCAAATTATCTTAGTAGAGAGCGACTTCTATGTGATACGAGGGGTGTTAACGTTGAGGAACAGCTAGGAATATTCATGTACATGATTTCTCACAATGCTAGCAATGAAGATCTACAGAATGAATTTCAACATAGTGGTGAAACAATAAGTAGGAAAGTAAATGAAGTTTTCGATATAGTCCATGCCCTAACTAACCGATTTGTCAAGCTTCTGAATTCAATGGAGACTCCCATGAAGATTGCGTCAGATCCTAGATTCTGGCCCTATTTTCAG AATTGCATTGGCGCAATCGATGGTACGCATGTCCCTATCACTATAGCAGAGGATCTAGCCCCCCCTTACAGAAATAGGAAGGGCACCTTATCACAAAATGTGATGTTGACCTGTGACTTTGACCTGAACTTTACGTATATCTCATGCGGATGGGAAGGATCTGCATCTGATGCATGA